The genome window TCTGGCACATTAATTTATGGACTTCTCCTTACGAGTTACATTTGAGCCAGGTATGACCCCCCACACATTGGACAGGAAGATATTTGTTCTTCTTCAAATTCGCCATAACCATTTTCATCACGGACCTCTTGTACCCACATATAACCACATTCTTCACATCTACATGTTCGCGTCTCTTTATATTGAGTTTCACTTATATCTTTTTCATCAAAGTGCATATTTTCACATTCCTCAAACTTTCTTTTTAAGCATTTTCTACTTTTTTTCTTAGTCTTTTACCCGATTTGAAAGTAATAACTTTTCTTATTCCAATAGGAACAATTTGACCTGTTCGTGGATTTCTTCCCACTCGTGCTTTTCTTGATTTTACCTTCAGGATACCAAAATTTCTTAATTCAATTTTTTGTCCTGAACAAAGAGCTTCTTCTATGCCCTCAAACACTTTTTCTATTACTGATTTTATGATAGTTTGAGTTACATTTAGCTCATTAGCGATTTTCATTACTAATTCTTTCTTGGTCATGACCGCTTCCTCCATAAAGTTAGTTTATTTGCCTTTAATAGCTCGTTGAGCTTCCATAAGTAGAGTTCTTGCTTGTTCTTGTTCTCTGCGTTTTTCTTCAACTGCCTGTCGAGCTTCTTCTTCGGCAATTTTGCC of bacterium contains these proteins:
- a CDS encoding HU family DNA-binding protein, whose translation is MTKKELVMKIANELNVTQTIIKSVIEKVFEGIEEALCSGQKIELRNFGILKVKSRKARVGRNPRTGQIVPIGIRKVITFKSGKRLRKKVENA